The following proteins come from a genomic window of Lolium rigidum isolate FL_2022 chromosome 5, APGP_CSIRO_Lrig_0.1, whole genome shotgun sequence:
- the LOC124656348 gene encoding probable xyloglucan endotransglucosylase/hydrolase protein 28, giving the protein MASSSPSPRPSRRLLPVLAVAAVVLLLGPGGGVEARQPPPLHGVRPMAFEEGYTQIFGSANLALRGEGRRVHLSLDEATGAGFASQDLFLHGFFSAAVKLPADYAAGVVVAFYLTNGDRYEKTHDELDFEFLGNVRGREWRVQTNVYGNGSTGAGREERYDLPFDPTDDFHHYSILWTKHRIIFYVDETPIREVARTEAMGAAFPSKPMSLYATIWDGSAWATLGGRYRVDYKYAPFVAQFGDLVMQGCPVSNNPAAAAPASCGTPWYEAAASLSGEQRRAMAAFRRGHMSYSYCHDRRRYPVALSECDAARLRRLFGPDGMKYGRRGARGRRSDVVM; this is encoded by the exons ATGGCTTCCAGCTCACCGTCCCCTCGTCCTTCCCGGCGCCTCCTCCCCGTCCTCGCCGTGGCGGCCGTCGTGCTGCTGCTAGGCCCCGGCGGCGGCGTTGAGGCCAggcagccgccgccgctccacGGCGTGCGGCCCATGGCCTTCGAGGAGGGCTACACCCAGATCTTCGGCAGCGCCAACCTCGCCCTCCGCGGCGAAGGCAGGCGCGTCCACCTCTCCCTCGACGAGGCCACCG GCGCCGGGTTCGCCTCCcaggacctcttcctccacggctTCTTCAGCGCCGCCGTCAAGCTCCCCGCCGACTACGCCGCTGGCGTTGTCGTCGCCTTCTAC CTGACGAACGGCGACAGGTACGAGAAGACCCACGACGAGCTGGACTTCGAGTTCCTGGGCAACGTGCGCGGCCGCGAGTGGCGGGTGCAGACCAACGTCTACGGCAACGGCAGCACCGGCGCCGGCAGGGAGGAGCGCTACGACCTCCCCTTCGACCCCACCGACGACTTCCACCACTACTCcatcctctggaccaagcaccgcATCAT ATTCTACGTGGACGAGACGCCGATCAGGGAGGTGGCGCGGACGGAGGCCATGGGCGCGGCGTTCCCCTCCAAGCCCATGTCCCTCTACGCCACCATCTGGGACGGCTCCGCCTGGGCCACCCTCGGCGGCCGCTACCGGGTCGACTACAAGTACGCGCCCTTCGTCGCCCAGTTCGGCGACCTCGTCATGCAGGGCTGCCCCGTCAGCAACaaccccgcggcggcggcgccggcgtcgtGCGGCACGCCATGGTACGAGGCGGCCGCTTCCCTGTCCGGCGAGCAGCGCAGGGCGATGGCGGCCTTCAGGCGCGGCCACATGTCCTACTCCTACTGCCACGACCGGCGCCGCTACCCGGTCGCCCTGTCCGAGTGCGACGCCGCGCGGCTCCGCCGCCTGTTCGGCCCGGACGGGATGAAGTACGGCCGCCGTGGAGCGCGCGGCCGCCGCTCCGACGTCGTCATGTGA